CGCTGGGGCTCGACGTGGTCGCTCCGACGTCCCGCTGCCCCAACTGCGAGACCAAGCTGACGTGGCGCGAGAACATCCCGATCTTCGGCTGGCTGATGCTGCGCGGGAAGTGCCGCTTCTGCCGCTCGCCCATCTCGCCCGAGTACCCGATCGTCGAGACGTTCACGGCGTGCCTGTGGATGCTCGTGTTCCTGGCGTTGTACGCCGAGCAGGGGCGGTTCCTGGGCGTGCCGGTCGGGGTGCTGGGGCCGACATGGGGCGATTCGGGGTTCGTCGCGACGTGGCCGAGTTTCGTCGTCGTCGTCGGGCTGTTCTCGTGCCTGATCGCGGTGACGCTGATCGACGCCCGGACCTTTCACATCCCCATGTCGCTCATGGTGTTTCCCGTGGTGCTGGGATTGCTGGCCCATGGCGGGCACGCGCTGTGGATCGAGTACGGCGGGCGGGGCACGCTCCCGCGAACCTCGCCCGGCTGGACATGGACGATCCCCACGCCGTCCGCCGAGAGCTGGCGGCTGATCGGGGCGGCGTTCGGCGGGGCGATCGGGGTCGTGGTGTCGAACGTGCTGCTCGCTACGGGCGTGATCAAGCGGTCGTTCGCGGACTACGACGACTGGGTGAAAGCCGCCGAGGCCGAGGGCAAGGCGGCGGCGGCGGAGGGCGCCGGGGCGACACCGGACGCCGGCGTGCCGGCGCCGGGCCCGGATGGGGCGCCGACCGGCGGCGAGCCCGTGCCGGCCGACAGCCCGGAGATGTGGACCCGCTACCCGCACGCGCGCCGTGAGATGATCCGCGAGTTGGTCTTCCTGGGACCGATCGTCGCGCTGGCGTTGGCCGGGTCGCTGCTGGCGTACCGGCTGGCGGGCCCCTGGGCGTTCGACCCGGTGGAGTTCGTGGAGCGTCCGAGCGTGCAGGCGCCGCTGTGGGTGACGGTGCTCGCCGGGGTGTGCCTGGGGTACCTCGTCGGGGGCGGGGCGGTGTGGGCGATGCGCCTGTTCGGCAGCCTGGCGTTCGGGAAAGAGGCGATGGGGCTGGGCGACGTGCACCTGATGGCGGCGGTCGGCGCGTGCGTCGGGTGGATCGACTCGGTGCTGGGGCTGTTCGGGGCGGCGTTCGTCGGGCTGGCGTGGGCGATCCTGGGGCGGGTGTTCTCCGGCGTGTTCCAGCGGCACATGCCGTTCGGGCCGTACCTGGCCATCGCGACCGTGCTGATCTGGTTCGCGAAGCCGTGGGTCAGCCAGGCGGTGGCGCTGCTGTCGCCGGCAAGGCCGGCGCTGACGATCCCGTAGCGGGGAGGCGTGGCGAGTGAGCGGGCGGAACGTTGTCAATTGCGCGCCGTTTTTACGCCGGGCGCGCACGGATCGTCGATACCCTTCGCGCGTCCGAGGCGGCGGGGTTCGCCCGGACGAAGTCGCACGCGGCGGCCGGCGCGGGAGCCGGAGGCGCGGCGGGGCCACCAGAAAATGGAAGGATCGAACATGATTCGGCGCGGAGGGATCGTGACGTCGCTGCTGCTGCTGGGTGGCGCCGTGCTGCTCGGTGGGTGCAACAAGTCGGGCAAGCAGATCGAGCTTGCGCAGCAGGAGGCCGCGGAACTCCGGGAGAAGAACGCGGCCCTGGAAGCGCAGCTCGGCGAGCGCAACACGCGGATCGCGGACCTGGAGGGTCGCCTGGCCGCCGCGACGGCGGCGCCGCCGCCGGTCGACACGGGGTGGGAACGCCCCGCGTCGGGGCGCTCGTCGCGCACGAGCGACGGGGGCGGGTCGTTCGACCGCAGCGGACGCGCGACGATCAGCGGCGACGTGCTGTTTGATTCCGGGCAGGTGACGATCAAGTCGTCGGCGCGGAGCCAGCTGGACCGGATCGCGGCGGACATCCAGCGTCAGTACGGGGATGCGGATGTTCGCGTCGAGGGGTACACGGACACCGACCCGATCCGCAAGAGCAAGTGGGGTTCGAACGAGGCGCTGAGCCAGGCGCGGGCCGACGCGGTGCGGGATTACCTGATCCGCAAGGGCGTGTCGAGTTCGCGGATCTCGTCGGTGGGCATGGGCTCGGCGAGCCCGAAGGCGACCAAGGCCGCCAGCCGGCGCGTCGAGGTCGTGATCCTGCGGTAATCACCGTCGGAACGACCAATCGCCGGCGGATACGACACGGTTCATTCAGCACCCCGGGGCTCTGACGCCCGGGGTGTTGTATTTGGCGGTGACGTCGCCGATTGAATCCGGGCGGGAGGGGTGCTCGAAATGCTCGGCGTCGGGGGCCGCGGCGCGTCGCCGCGACGAAACCCCGAAGACCACGGCGGGAGGCGTCCGCGCCCGGATGCCCCGCCTATCCGGAAAGGTGCAGCATGAACCGTGTGAACGTGTGCGGAATCGCGTTTTCTCTCGTCGCCCTTCCCTCGCTGGCGTTCGCGCAGTGCGGGGGTTCGACGGCGGAGGCCCCCGGGGCGAACATCGTGATGGCCTCGCACGAGCAGGCGGGGGACATCGTGGACACGGCGGTCGGCGCCGGGAAGTTCAACACGCTCGTGGCCCTCGTGAAGGCGGCGGGCCTGGTCGACACGCTGAAGGGCCCGGGCCCGTTCACCGTGTTCGCCCCGACCGACGAGGCGTTCGCGAAGATCCCCGCCGCGACGCGTGAGTCGCTGCTGAAGCCGGAGAACAAAGCGCTGCTGACCTCGATCCTCACGTACCACGTGGTGCCGGGCAAGGTCATGGCCAAGGACGTCAAGACCGGCGCCGCCGGCACGGTGAACGGGCAGCGCGTGGACCTGGTGGCCAAGGACGGGAAGGTCACCGTCGACGGGGCGACGGTCACCGCCGCCGACGTGGGCGCGACCAACGGCGTCATCCACGTGATCGACACGGTGATCATGCCCTCGACCGACACGGTCGTGCAGACGGCGGTCAAGAACGGCAACTTCAAGACGCTCGCGTCGCTGCTGGAGAAGACCGGGCTGGTGGGCGCCCTGAACGGCGCCGGGCCCTTCACGGTCTTCGCCCCCACGGACGAGGCCTTCGCCAAGCTCGGCCCGGCCAAGCTCGCTGAGCTGGCCAAGCCGGAGAGCGCCGAGACGCTCAAGAAGATCCTGACGTACCACGTTGTGCAGGGCCGCGTCTTCTCGCCCGAGGTCGCCAAGGGCTGGACCGGCTCGACGCTGGCGGGCCCCGAGCTGGTCAGCAAGTCGGCGGGCGGCAAGGTCACTGTGAGCGGCGCGACCGTCACCGCGACGGACATCGACGCCTCGAACGGGGTGATCCACGTCATCGACACGGTGCTCCTGCCGAAGTAAACAGCGTTCATCCGCACCCGGTGCGCTGCCGCGCACCGGGTGTCTTTGCGGGGGTCGAGCCCCGGCGGACGCCGGGTGTGGAGGGCGGGTGGGCACTGCGGAAGCGACAATGCGCGACACGCGTGCGACGAGGTGGGGAATCGGGGAGTATCATCCGGTCCGCCCCACGGCGCCGCGCATGAACCGCGCCGCGCCGCGCCGGGCATCACCCGTGCCGGACCTTCTTCTCCATCGAGTGTGCGAGGGCGATAACCAGGCCGTCCGCGAGTGCATCTCGCGGTACGGCGGGCTCGTGTGGACGCTCGCGCGTCGCGCGGGCATCCCCGAGTCTGACATCGAAGAGGCCGTCCAGGAGATCTTCGCCGAGATCTGGCGGAGTGGTTCTCGGTACGACCCGACCATCGCGTCGGAGACGGCGTTCATCGCCACGATCGCGCGTCGCCGCCTCATCGACCGGCGCCGGCGCGCCGGAAGGCGTCCGGCGACGCAGGCGATCGGCGATGAACCGTCGATCGAAGCACGCCCCGCGCCGCTGCCCGAACTGGGGGAAGAGGCCGCCACCGCCGCCCGGGCGCTCGAGAGCCTGAGCCCGGAGCAGCAACGCGTGCTTCGTCTATCTGTGTACGAAGGGCTCTCGCACGAGTTGATCTCGCGCACGACCGGGCTCCCGCTGGGCACGGTGAAGACGCACGCCCGGCGCGGGCTGATGCGCCTTCGCGAGATGTTGGGCGTGGAGCCGCCGCCCGGGGGGGCGAGCGCATGAACGCCTCGCGGATTCCATCCGATGAGCG
Above is a window of Planctomycetota bacterium DNA encoding:
- a CDS encoding prepilin peptidase — translated: MTHATLGASEWILWVAPIVTALWVGAFGACVGSLVNVLVYRLPLGLDVVAPTSRCPNCETKLTWRENIPIFGWLMLRGKCRFCRSPISPEYPIVETFTACLWMLVFLALYAEQGRFLGVPVGVLGPTWGDSGFVATWPSFVVVVGLFSCLIAVTLIDARTFHIPMSLMVFPVVLGLLAHGGHALWIEYGGRGTLPRTSPGWTWTIPTPSAESWRLIGAAFGGAIGVVVSNVLLATGVIKRSFADYDDWVKAAEAEGKAAAAEGAGATPDAGVPAPGPDGAPTGGEPVPADSPEMWTRYPHARREMIRELVFLGPIVALALAGSLLAYRLAGPWAFDPVEFVERPSVQAPLWVTVLAGVCLGYLVGGGAVWAMRLFGSLAFGKEAMGLGDVHLMAAVGACVGWIDSVLGLFGAAFVGLAWAILGRVFSGVFQRHMPFGPYLAIATVLIWFAKPWVSQAVALLSPARPALTIP
- a CDS encoding OmpA family protein — encoded protein: MIRRGGIVTSLLLLGGAVLLGGCNKSGKQIELAQQEAAELREKNAALEAQLGERNTRIADLEGRLAAATAAPPPVDTGWERPASGRSSRTSDGGGSFDRSGRATISGDVLFDSGQVTIKSSARSQLDRIAADIQRQYGDADVRVEGYTDTDPIRKSKWGSNEALSQARADAVRDYLIRKGVSSSRISSVGMGSASPKATKAASRRVEVVILR
- a CDS encoding fasciclin domain-containing protein, which encodes MNRVNVCGIAFSLVALPSLAFAQCGGSTAEAPGANIVMASHEQAGDIVDTAVGAGKFNTLVALVKAAGLVDTLKGPGPFTVFAPTDEAFAKIPAATRESLLKPENKALLTSILTYHVVPGKVMAKDVKTGAAGTVNGQRVDLVAKDGKVTVDGATVTAADVGATNGVIHVIDTVIMPSTDTVVQTAVKNGNFKTLASLLEKTGLVGALNGAGPFTVFAPTDEAFAKLGPAKLAELAKPESAETLKKILTYHVVQGRVFSPEVAKGWTGSTLAGPELVSKSAGGKVTVSGATVTATDIDASNGVIHVIDTVLLPK
- a CDS encoding sigma-70 family RNA polymerase sigma factor, whose protein sequence is MNRAAPRRASPVPDLLLHRVCEGDNQAVRECISRYGGLVWTLARRAGIPESDIEEAVQEIFAEIWRSGSRYDPTIASETAFIATIARRRLIDRRRRAGRRPATQAIGDEPSIEARPAPLPELGEEAATAARALESLSPEQQRVLRLSVYEGLSHELISRTTGLPLGTVKTHARRGLMRLREMLGVEPPPGGASA